CTCTCACAGTTAGGACTTGCTAAATGGCTAGCAACACTGCTCCAACCCCTCGTGGGACGCTGCAGCCACCATGAGCCAAATTCGTAAAAATACTCAGGGACATGCTACTAGAAATCGAGGACCTACTCTTGAGCTTCAACATGACGTCGCTTTTCACGAAAGTGTCCTTCAAGACTCCTTGACACTTTTAGCCCAGCACAACCACAAAGTCAGCCTCTTCGAACAAGCACTAACAACCTACTTTCAGCACCACAGGGAATTCATCGAACAGATTGACAATGTGGCCATCAGCTTTCCACTGACTCCTGTGAATTCAAACCTCTATATCGAACAATTCGAGGTGGTGGCCCTTCAAAGTGCCAGACAGAAACCAAAGCACTTCTTCTGCTATGTCCACGACACTTTTGTTATATGCGCACATGGAAAACTGGTGCTACATGACTTTCAGGAACACCTAAACAGCATCCATCCAAACACCAACTTTATAAcagaaatggaggaaaatggatgcctccccttccttgatattttaattaagaggaaggcagatggttcactaggtcatgcagtacataggaagaagacacacacagacctataccttcatgcaactagctgccaccacccagcacaaagaCAAACCGTacttaaatggctctcagcactatggaacttaactgctgtggtcatcagtcccctagaacttagaactacttaaacataactaacctaaggacatcacacacttccatgcctgaggcaggattcaaacctgcgaccgtagcggtcgtgcggttccagactgcagcacctagaaccctcggccacaatggccggccaaaCAGTACTTACCGCGCTGGTAAATAGGGcgcatgtcatctgcaactaagACAGCCAACCATCcgagctgcaacacctgagggaagtcttccTCCAAAATTGCTACAGTGAAACGCATATCAACAGGGCActtaaaaggaagaaggaagcagtgagaacCCCAGATTATGATGAAGTAGAAGGAGACAAACGACTCACTTTTCTTCCATACACGGTTACGCTCTCAGCCAAAATTGCACTATTCTGGGCAAATATAATATCAAAACCGTTCTCCAACCACCACCAAAGTCAGGGAGCTCCTAGGTACTGCCAAAGACCTGCTGATccttaacacaccaggagtataAAGCATACCATGCAAATGCGTAAAacaatacattgggcaaacacagcACTGTACATCTAAACACTgtgaagaacatatcagatgtgtgtgACTAGGCCACACAGAACAATCAGCCGAAGCAAAATACAGCATAAATGAAAaacacaccttcaacttcgaaaacacaAGGGTACAgtgccgagcatctggcttctgggaaagcattatcaaagaatccatagaagTAAGGATTCGCAACAATCTGGTCAACAGAGATGAGGGATCTCAACTCGGCACAGCGTGGAATTCTGCGATAGCGGCAGTCCATCGGGAGCTTACCCGTCAACGTCCTCCACCATAGACAGAATGCTTGCACAGAGAACCAAACATGGCTGCCAAGGGCGACTATCATCACCATCAACGTGTGCACACCACTGGTCCACCGCGGCTACCCAAGGTCTAGTGGATGGGGGTGACCGCACATATAAATAACCCGCTCTCCAccaatctcgacacttcgccagaagatggtcaGTATGACAATTCCTGAAACGTTGCGAGATATCAACACTACCATGCAGCTGAAGACCTGAGAAACCTTCATCAGCATTAAATTTAGTACACTATGGTGATAATTAAATGAATATGGAATTTCACACGCTGTCACTGTAAAGTGCTAAATttaatgctgtttacaagaatTCTTGCtatcacaatgttttctctttgcaAGCAGTTTGGGATAAGCAATGTTCCATTACACTGTAAATTTATGTCATGCATACTGGATAAACCCATTGTCTTTACATAGAGCAAACAGAATTCCAGTAATGCAGTATGTTTTTCATTAAATACTTCAGAGAAAAGAAATAGTATGACAAATACCATACTTACCTGATGACATATTGCTTACAGTTCATTGCTTTACCTCTTACATCTTTTCTATTACAGAACTGTGACACAGACAAATTGACAGCTGCTGCAAAGAAGTCTTCTTTGGTACATTTGTTCCAAGAACGAATTTGAGACATTTATTATTTGCATGTACAATAAAATTACCATGTGTTACAGTTAATAAACTTATGTTTCCTACAATTTTCATTCAAATACCATTACACACAACAGAACAATATACCTACAGTCAACTGAAATACTATAAAAATTCTGGAGAAGTGCTCATATCCTAGGTTTAAATGATTCATCATTTATGATCACTGGAATTTACTGCACCCAATGCatttcatgatattcatacagtaCTTCATGCACAATGCATCACCGATGTGAAAACTTACATCATGCTCAATGCCATCTAAATCCCGTTTCAGTTCTAGGTCTTGCTTTAATTGAAGACTAGGCATTACAATCCTTGGTGGatcttgaagaaactgaaaaagaaagaatggCATATTAAAAGCTTGTTCTTGTGCTTGTGTTACACATCTAGTGGGGCTAAAAAGCTATTGGTCACATGTATCACTTACTGGCATTAGGTAACAAGAATATGTGTCAcattaaattagatttactttcattccaattgattcatACTGAGGTGGTCCTACAGGATGTAGGAAATGTCAGAAAAACATGACGAACATATGAAATCAAAGTTCTGTTTACTTTGGAGGTAGACAAATCAGATATCAACCAAACAGAAATTATATCATCCTTGCCaagcagctactactactacttctctctctctctctctctctctctctctctctttctcccccccccctgaatGTGCGAAGGTGAAGGCTCCAGTAAGAACATTTTTTGATTTTATGACGATCTCAGCTCCCTATTTTCTGAcctatgttattcagtggaagatgatAGGGTACCTATGCAAAGCCAGTGAGGGCACTATGGTCAAGAAGAAACTAAGCAACTAGCAGGTTATATGCAGAATGCATTTTTTAGGTCAGAAAACCACCTGTAAAGACAATAAGCAGGTAAATGCAGATCTAAGTGTAGGTCACCAAATTTTGGTACTGAGGAAAATACATGTCTAATGTCACAAAAACTAATGCAaacctgaagtaaaagtaaagcTTTCAACAACCTGGAGTTAGTTATTAACACCTTAGTGCTCTGTTAGACATTGTCTTACTGGGTGTGGTACACCACTGGCTTCCTCCAACTTTTGAACTCACTGACACAGTAAGTTACATGAGGACCTAGAGCTTCACAATGGAATGGAAACTGTCATTTTCCACATAGACAATTTCCATGTGAAAAAGTGACAGATGATGCCTGGGATGGAACCCAGAACACTTGAATTTGTAGCCTCACACCCATTCAATAAGCAATCCTCTTACTCTTAGAAAAGTGTATATGCATTCAAGACAAGATCCAGAGTTTCATTAACTAACAGTGGCATTGTACACAACACTGGGAGGAAAACTAGAAATAATTAGCTACAAAATCAGATATTCCATGCCGAGGACCCACTAGAAAGATACACCACAGAACACAGGCAGTAATA
This sequence is a window from Schistocerca nitens isolate TAMUIC-IGC-003100 chromosome 11, iqSchNite1.1, whole genome shotgun sequence. Protein-coding genes within it:
- the LOC126213233 gene encoding uncharacterized protein LOC126213233 codes for the protein MDSKGTSWLKKEKNEVYAEPGSLVQLHTSTMKVKEELDEQVNQQFLQDPPRIVMPSLQLKQDLELKRDLDGIEHDVSFHIGDALCMKYCMNIMKCIGCSKFQ